The uncultured Fretibacterium sp. genome window below encodes:
- a CDS encoding metal-dependent hydrolase, with amino-acid sequence MTGPGHRVLNFMLIGALTRSLPAALFGLLGSAFPDTVEYLIWGAGRNRHHRRSSHWIVLWLAGFLFCFLAGAKRTVPSLSGLAAASPESVWGCAAFWFLGCVLHVLGDACCGKVPLFVPWRRRFGFRVFEMSPRRGEMSRGELVFVAFTSLSALGAWLSRGVLL; translated from the coding sequence ATGACGGGGCCCGGGCACCGCGTGCTGAACTTCATGCTCATCGGGGCCCTGACGCGCTCGCTCCCCGCCGCCCTCTTCGGCCTCTTGGGCAGCGCGTTTCCCGATACGGTCGAATACCTGATCTGGGGCGCCGGGCGAAACCGGCACCATCGCAGGAGCTCGCACTGGATCGTCCTGTGGCTGGCGGGCTTTCTCTTTTGTTTCCTCGCGGGGGCGAAGCGCACGGTGCCGAGCCTTTCGGGGCTCGCCGCGGCGAGCCCCGAGTCGGTCTGGGGGTGCGCCGCCTTCTGGTTTCTGGGCTGCGTGCTCCATGTGCTGGGCGACGCCTGCTGCGGCAAGGTCCCCCTGTTCGTCCCCTGGAGGAGGCGATTCGGGTTCCGCGTCTTCGAGATGTCGCCGCGACGCGGCGAGATGAGCCGGGGCGAGCTGGTCTTCGTCGCCTTCACATCCCTTTCGGCGCTGGGGGCCTGGCTGAGCCGGGGAGTCCTGCTCTGA